The Oreochromis niloticus isolate F11D_XX linkage group LG13, O_niloticus_UMD_NMBU, whole genome shotgun sequence genome has a window encoding:
- the LOC100691069 gene encoding visual pigment-like receptor peropsin isoform X6: MELTLKAFTLKVVNIPWRNNNLSTLHTDPPLSDQGQTIIGVYLLVLGWLSWFGNSLVMFVLYRQRATLQSTDLLTLNLAISDASISVFGYSRGILEIFNIFKDDGYLITWIWTCQVDGFFTLLFGLASINTLTVISITRYIKGCHPNKAHCISINTIAVSLICIWTGGIFWSVAPLLGWGSYTDRGYGTCEVDWSKANYSTIYKSYIISILIFCFFIPVMIMLFSYISIINTVKTTNAMSADGYLTTRQRKMERDVTRISIVICTAFILAWSPYAVVSMWSAWGFHVPSTTSIITRLFAKSASFYNPLIYFSMSSKFRKDILVLLPCAQEHSEVVHLQNITPKAEAPPPPESLPGQKLEVKSAAAELNQSEHDSDSGVNSPPQTPPSDTQVFHIDVPSYTETSEYWCDRL, translated from the exons ATGGAGCTGACGCTGAAGGCTTTCACTCTGAAGGTGGTGAATATTCCATGGAGGAATAATAacctgagcaccctgcatacagACCCTCCTCTGTCTGATCAAGGACAGACCATCATTGGAGTCTACCTGTTAGTGCTGG GATGGCTGTCCTGGTTTGGAAACAGTTTAGTGATGTTTGTCCTGTACAGGCAGCGGGCCACACTTCAATCAACCGATTTGCTCACCTTAAACCTCGCTATCTCTGATGCAAGCATTTCAGTATTCGGCTACTCCCGGGGAATCCTAGAAATATTCAATATCTTCAAGGACGACGGGTATTTGATCACCTGGATCTGGACCTGCCAG GTGGACGGCTTCTTCACGCTGCTCTTCGGCCTCGCGAGCATCAACACCTTGACGGTGATCAGCATCACCAGATACATAAAGGGATGCCATCCAAACAAAG CTCATTGTATCAGCATCAACACGATTGCTGTGTCACTAATCTGCATTTGGACTGGAGGGATTTTTTGGTCTGTTGCTCCACTCCTGGGCTGGGGCAGCTACACAG ATCGAGGTTATGGAACTTGTGAAGTGGACTGGTCCAAAGCCAATTACTCCACTATTTACAAGTCCTACATCATATCCATCCTGATCTTCTGCTTTTTCATCCCGGTGATGATCATGCTCTTCTCCTACATCTCCATTATCAACACAGTGAAAACCACTAATGCAATGTCAGCTGATGGTTACCTAACCACCCGCCAAAGGAAGATGGAGCGGGATGTCACAAGG ATTTCCATTGTAATCTGCACTGCTTTCATCCTGGCCTGGTCGCCATATGCAGTGGTGTCTATGTGGTCAGCCTGGGGCTTCCACGTGCCAAGCACAACCAGTATCATCACCCGCCTCTTTGCCAAGTCTGCCAGTTTTTACAACCCGCTCATCTACTTCAGCATGAGCTCCAAATTCCGCAAGGACATTTTGGTACTTCTGCCGTGCGCACAAGAGCACAGCGAGGTGGTGCACTTGCAAAACATCACGCCCAAAGCCGAGGCCCCGCCCCCGCCTGAATCACTTCCTGGCCAGAAGCTGGAAGTGAAAAGTGCAGCTGCAGAGCTGAACCAATCTGAGCACGACAGCGACTCGGGGGTCAACAGCCCTCCACAGACTCCTCCGTCTGACACACAGGTCTTCCACATCGACGTGCCCTCTTACACTGAAACATCAGAGTACTGGTGTGACAGGCTCTGA
- the LOC100691069 gene encoding visual pigment-like receptor peropsin isoform X5 — protein MRNEDAGRMYIQLLWIAVEKNRGQKRKKRLFSKCLLKAEDIRDFEEDRRNSCIDIEIQAMELTLKAFTLKVVNIPWRNNNLSTLHTDPPLSDQGQTIIGVYLLVLGWLSWFGNSLVMFVLYRQRATLQSTDLLTLNLAISDASISVFGYSRGILEIFNIFKDDGYLITWIWTCQVDGFFTLLFGLASINTLTVISITRYIKGCHPNKAHCISINTIAVSLICIWTGGIFWSVAPLLGWGSYTDRGYGTCEVDWSKANYSTIYKSYIISILIFCFFIPVMIMLFSYISIINTVKTTNAMSADGYLTTRQRKMERDVTRISIVICTAFILAWSPYAVVSMWSAWGFHVPSTTSIITRLFAKSASFYNPLIYFSMSSKFRKDILVLLPCAQEHSEVVHLQNITPKAEAPPPPESLPGQKLEVKSAAAELNQSEHDSDSGVNSPPQTPPSDTQVFHIDVPSYTETSEYWCDRL, from the exons TGTCTACTGAAAGCAGAGGACATCAGGGATTTTGAAGAGGACAGAAGGAATTCATGCATAGACATCGAAATTCAGGCCATGGAGCTGACGCTGAAGGCTTTCACTCTGAAGGTGGTGAATATTCCATGGAGGAATAATAacctgagcaccctgcatacagACCCTCCTCTGTCTGATCAAGGACAGACCATCATTGGAGTCTACCTGTTAGTGCTGG GATGGCTGTCCTGGTTTGGAAACAGTTTAGTGATGTTTGTCCTGTACAGGCAGCGGGCCACACTTCAATCAACCGATTTGCTCACCTTAAACCTCGCTATCTCTGATGCAAGCATTTCAGTATTCGGCTACTCCCGGGGAATCCTAGAAATATTCAATATCTTCAAGGACGACGGGTATTTGATCACCTGGATCTGGACCTGCCAG GTGGACGGCTTCTTCACGCTGCTCTTCGGCCTCGCGAGCATCAACACCTTGACGGTGATCAGCATCACCAGATACATAAAGGGATGCCATCCAAACAAAG CTCATTGTATCAGCATCAACACGATTGCTGTGTCACTAATCTGCATTTGGACTGGAGGGATTTTTTGGTCTGTTGCTCCACTCCTGGGCTGGGGCAGCTACACAG ATCGAGGTTATGGAACTTGTGAAGTGGACTGGTCCAAAGCCAATTACTCCACTATTTACAAGTCCTACATCATATCCATCCTGATCTTCTGCTTTTTCATCCCGGTGATGATCATGCTCTTCTCCTACATCTCCATTATCAACACAGTGAAAACCACTAATGCAATGTCAGCTGATGGTTACCTAACCACCCGCCAAAGGAAGATGGAGCGGGATGTCACAAGG ATTTCCATTGTAATCTGCACTGCTTTCATCCTGGCCTGGTCGCCATATGCAGTGGTGTCTATGTGGTCAGCCTGGGGCTTCCACGTGCCAAGCACAACCAGTATCATCACCCGCCTCTTTGCCAAGTCTGCCAGTTTTTACAACCCGCTCATCTACTTCAGCATGAGCTCCAAATTCCGCAAGGACATTTTGGTACTTCTGCCGTGCGCACAAGAGCACAGCGAGGTGGTGCACTTGCAAAACATCACGCCCAAAGCCGAGGCCCCGCCCCCGCCTGAATCACTTCCTGGCCAGAAGCTGGAAGTGAAAAGTGCAGCTGCAGAGCTGAACCAATCTGAGCACGACAGCGACTCGGGGGTCAACAGCCCTCCACAGACTCCTCCGTCTGACACACAGGTCTTCCACATCGACGTGCCCTCTTACACTGAAACATCAGAGTACTGGTGTGACAGGCTCTGA